The genomic region cacggagaaaggccaggagcaagaccgactcgctcgtacccgcgtcgacgagtGTCGGTCAGCTCGCGGCTACGACCATGGGcaggggcagcaggttggggaggaagaacaaggtgaaggccgggaagacgaacgggacgtccgacgacggcaaaaacgatggtgcgtgcatgctgtgaaacgtcctcgtggacgtgcaatagccactgcgcagGTCGGTGTCGGGACTGGTGTCAGACGAATACAAGAAGGAGGCACCTGCTCCCATGCCCTCTTCCGAGAATGGGGTGGTGCGGAGGCGGAGGCAtgaggagagagagaaaagaagcaggatgGCGAACGAGGTGACGACAACTGAggtgaggaccatcattatcgtgtagAGGTATAGATGATCAAATAGGTCGTGTCTGGCGGGCCGGCCcggggcacgacccatttaatagtgtctgggccatcctggcacgagcgtcgtgccgtgcttgggccgtagagtcggcccatagtgctggcccggcccggcaCAATTATATTTTTTACTTTACAAAAATCGTATAtatatatgtacaatttatattcaataataAAAACACCTGAGCATGATGTTTTACTTGTTAGACggcttcacccagtgtctcccgcccttTTTCATCAGGgtatgggttcgaaccccacatCCTACACCGCTTttaaacattttacgctgatttaaccaaATGGTATCTATATGTAGAGTTGTGGTTTGGGACGTGGAGGTTGGTTGTGCGGATGAGACGGGTGTGCAGGTtaatctatactacctattaaggctgtaaggggtaggctgcctcctTGCGTTCTGCCTTTTTTTCATTTCCTGTTTTGCCCTCCTGCCCGCACACCTCACCTGCCCGCGTCGCCTCCTCCCCTGTCCTCCGCGTGCGTTGGGCGGGCAGCCAACTCTCCCACCAAACCCTAATCACTCCGCGCGCACGCCATGGTGGAGACTCGCCGAAGctccgtcgccgccgccgggaaGCGCACGTCTCCATCGCCATCCTCTTCGTCCGTACCTTCCCGAAGCACCCCAAGGTGAGAGCGCACCCCGCGGATCGAAGAATCTCGCGTCGCCGTTTCCTGATTTGACCTGTCGTTTAACCGATCTGAACTGTGGCCCTGACCAGGCGGAGTCCGGGGTCACCGACGGCGTCCGTCTTGCCGTGATGCGCGCGGCCAACCTCACAATGCTCCCTCGCCCCCGTCCATCTCGTCGTGATGCGCGCGACGCGCCTCGCGACACGCCCCCACGCGTGCTCCGCCTCGCCGCATCCCACTGCTCCACGCTGCCATCGCCACCCACAAGGCGTGCGACCTCGGCCCCGACAACCGCATCGGCAGTGCAAGACCGAGACACCTCTCGTTGGAAGGTTCCATGGTGAGTGCTGATCTGATCTGATGAAGGAGGTGGAGGACACAGAGATGGCGGCGTGGAAGGCGCCTGCAGCGTCATGTTTCCCGACGACGACGCGGTGTTAGATCCCTTGACCTAAAGCAACCCGCCATCGCGCCTCCCCAACACAGCCTGCTCCTCTGGCCTGACCTGACAACTTCGGAAGCAATCTTCCCCCTGCGCCAAACGCATCTGGATCCAGGTATCCTTCGACCACAGCTCTTCTCCTGTCATCGTCCTCATGCAGGTGTGCCCCCCCGACGAGCATAGGGTAGAGATCTATCTTGGCTCAGGTTGATTCCCTTTTCTCTTGGTTAGATGGATTCTCTTTTTAATAGAAATCCCAATGTGTTTGATTAGATGGATTCTTTTGTTGGTGCAGATTGTGTGGAATGTTTCCTATACTTTGCTCTGCTTCCTGTTTCTTCTGGGATTCAAATAAACCACGGTGCCCCCTTGAGTTTGGATTAAATTTACAGTTAGTGATGGAGAATAAAGAGTGCCAACTGCATTATTCCCCGTATAGTGCTGGGAAGTACAATTCTCACTGTTGTACCCACCTAAATTTACATGGTTCACTACCAGGTCACGTATGTCATGCAAGTTTTTGCTCTCTATTAGTCCAAATTCACTTACCAATCTGTTAGCATGGAATAATTCATGGGATCAATGATCCATATAATTTATGGTATTCCCTTCATTGCTTTGAACTGAAGTATGGGAGGGAGCTGTGCTAGATTGGACAGTTCCCTTATGTTTCTGATCTTTGTCTCCCACTTTGCTCAATTTCTGTTTTAAAGGTCTAAATTCATGCTTCTTTATATTATGCAGATTCCTTCCAAGGCTCTGTGCAGCTGTTCATCCATTTCTCCCTTCGATGTCGGTGTTTGTCCCTGCTATGTGTGTTGGATCACCATTGACATATATGTGGAAGTAGGTTCTCTGCTGAAAGAATACATACCTGTAACAAACTGGGGATTAGACCGACATACAGTGCTGGTACCCCACCTTGGTCGACAATCTTAAGGCATGTTGCAAGCGCATTCATTCTGGTTGCTTTTACTTGCATCTGTAGCTGCCTACGGACCACTTCAAATGGGTATGTAGCAGCTTCAGCACAGCAACCTGCAATGGCCCCATAGAGTAAAGTCCTCACAGTACCCAGTTCAAGTTGATCCAATGCATTTGTCTCTTGTTTTTGTTGCTTCATCATCGATACCCTTTTCTTTCCTTCAGGAGAATGCAGATAAGCCATCTTCAGTATGTCATACACTCCATAGAATACAGCGCCAGAGGGTGCCATGCTGATAAGAGAAGGCACCAATCCCTTATACAGCGAGAAGAATCCTTCAGTTTGGATCATGTGGCGGGCAACACCAATGACCCCACCTAAAGCTTCACCACCAGGAGCAACCATCTTTGTCCTGATCTGAAACCAACAACTCAAATCAGGTAATAGTCAGTGAAAAGATGACAACAAAGTAAAAGATTAAAGAAATATGTGGTACAAATTCTTTAAAAAAAACCTACTGTATCCATAGGTATGCACATGATCGTTGCACAAAGCTATAATTATCTGCTCTGCCAAGAATTATCTGAAGGGTGGGTATATAATTAGCAAACTATAATTACTGCATTGTCTCCTAAATACAGATAGGATGTGTAATGCAATGTTACCAATACATATTGTAGTATATTGTTTACTATGCACAAAACTTGTCTATTTTAGTGCACAATCACCATGCCCAAATCCACAAATTATTTCCATTCGATAGGCTTACTGTGTTGTATTCATGACCTGACTGTTTTATCTAACTGTGGTTTGATTAGCTGCTCCTGCCAAGAAGGGTGATGCCAAGACCAGGCCTTGAAGGTTGTCAAGGCTGTGAAGTCTGGGCCAGGAAAGAAGAAGACCAAGAAGATTCACACGTCCGTGACATTTCACCGCCCCAAGACCCTGAAGAAGGCTAGGGACCCCAAGTACCCAAGAATCAACACTACCGGAAGGAACAACCTTGATCAGTACCAAATTCTCAAGTATCCCCTCACCACAGAATCAGCGATGAAGAAGATTGAAGATAACAACACTCTGGTCTTCATTGTCGACCTCAAGGCAGACAAGAAGATCAAGGCTGCTGTCAAGAAGATGTATGACATTCAGGCCAAGAAGGTCAACACCCTGATCAGGTTAGCATTTGGTCCAGTGTTATTTTCTTGTGCATAATCTATTATGTTGTGCAACTATGAGTTAATTCTTAACTGTGTCTGTCCAGGCCTGAtggaaagaagaaggcttacgtgAAGCTTCTCATGTAAGCACCCTTCGGATCTCCCCTCCCTCCCTTCTATGTCTCTTTCACCAGCTGGATCCAACCGTCCATTCCACACTCCCCTGGCCCCTCACCCTCGCTGGTGTCTAGGCATGGGCGTCGCCTATGAGACGACCAAGAGTGGCGTCGGCGTCGCCTCCATGGGCGTCATGCGCCTCAAGCTTGTCATGAAGTCCATCGTCCTCATCGTCATGGGCAGAGTCCTCGGCATCTATGACCTCATCATCGCCGCCATCATCTCTGCCGGGATCAACCCCAAGGCCAAGCCCAAGCCCTACTTCTTAGACGGCTACACACACCTCTCCTTCGAACTCGCATGCAGCCTTGCTGGCCTCGCTGCCGGCATGGCCATCAGCATCGTCAGAGACACCAGAGTCAGGTATTGTACTACTCTGATTGCAGTGTGTATGCTTGAACATATATGAATAAGCAAAGCTGCAACATTTTTTCATCAGAAAATAAGCAAGCCAAACTGATCTAGAATACACTGTTTTTGAGAAATTAAGCAGCAACAAAGAAGTCTATGTGCCCCTTCTTCAATAGCAAGGTATTGTTGTGCATTGGGTTAGATGATATGTTTATGTGATCGTTACAGTGTTAGGTCTTGAGGTTATGGCTAAATAGTCAATCATCAAAATGGCAGTTACCTCACAACTTTGTAAGAAAAACAAGTTATGTGATCTTAGGTAACTTCTAAAATTTTGTTGCTTAGTGTAGCAGATTGCCAGGGTTACCTTACCTTTTTCTGTCTATCTCGGTAACAAAAGACTGTCAGTCTGCAGACACTGAAAAAAGCACACTCCTTTTAAACCAAAGGACCATGATCACAAGAGGGCATCTTCTGCTTTCTTGCCATATCTGCTGCCCGTCTCAGAGATCAATTTAAGCTGAACCTTAGTGTCCGGTTCTGTTTCATGGCAAAGACCAGTTTCCAGCCTTGAAGTCTTTATAGAATGTGGACTTCCTTGAAACAACGAAGAACACTGCACGCAAAGTGATGGTATTATTCTCCATCGGATACTAAAAATGCTGCATGAACTATATACATAGAGTATGTAAGGGTGAAGGGACAGACCAGGAATTGCAGGAACAATACAGTCTTTATCCTGCAGCACCTCCTGCCTATAAATTTCTTTGTGCTAGATATTTTGCAATTTGGCAACACTAAAGATTTTGTATTTACTCAGTCTAGATTTATCTTTGTAGCTTTATAGGCAGCACTGTTCGTCGATTCAAGCTGTTAATTAAATCAATCAGGGTCCATCTCAAAAGTTTCATGGTGAAAATCATACACTTTGTGACATGTGTTATGTCCCTATCTTGTTTCAGTGACTGCATCTATGTCCTGTGCTGCTCACCTATGTTCTGGCGTCCCTAGGTGGCGAGAAGGTGACGAGGCGTGTCCAGCACGGTGAAGCATGTCGTCGATGCATAGCAGTCTGGCACAGGCGAGAAGGACGCTCCGTTCGTTGTGGATGGCATCGAGATGGCCAATGTACGCGGGCCTAAATCCGATACTGCTCTTCTTCACCTATGTCCTGTGCTTTGCATTTCATTTCATCTCACAGCTTTTCCTCTTCTTTGTGCTTTGATCTGTTGACATGCACATGTTCTCATCGTTTATTCATCTTGCTTGCAGATCACATCACTTATTTATCTGATGACATTGTATTTTTTTGTTTGTTTCCATCTTGTATTAGATTGAATGGAATGGAGGCTCGGATACTATGGATGAAATTCTTGTTAGGATACAACAACTGGAAGAAGCAGCAGTAAAGCGTGAGCGAGCTATGGCGTACGCGTTCAACCATCAGGTTTATACTTACTAATTCGGATGTTGTAACTCATTTCGTTGTAGAAATCCACTAAGATTCAAATTATAAATAAAATTCAAATTTTCATTTAAAATCTGCACGCATGACTTAACTTTAAAACCAATCATAATTTGTTCAAGAGAATAGCAGGATTGTGAGTGCACCTAACAGAACGATGTATTTTACCCTTTGGCAGTGGAGAGCAAGGTCTGCCACAAGTCTAGGAAACTTCAGCTATTAAGTCGGTAAGGTCTGCCACAAGCCTTGGAGATGCATATTTGTCACAGATGGATTACAGACGCCTTCGTTCATAAGGCGGATCTCGCCGCAAACCCACCCCGCCTCCTAGACTTCCCATGTTTTAGTAAGATTTAAGAGTTTTGACTGGATAATTGTTGCCAGCCTAATCATTTTGAGTTACTTATGTGGGGAAAATGCATACAAGTCTCCAGTATTCAGTCAATTCTTTGTTGCTCATGGTTCTCAATTCAATTCCGATGTACTGTGAGTTTCACCAGCCTGCGTCTTGGACACATGAAACTTTATGCATGTTATTCGAGTACCCTTCTGCAGCTCCAATTTGCTTTAGCCAAACATAATTGATTTGCATAAAATTTGGAATAATTGGATCTATTAAAAAATTATCAAGCAGTTGTTCTGGTTATCCTCATTTGGGTGCTACACCAGTGATCTTGTTTATACCGCTTTCACATGTAATAAACCATAGATCCTGCCTTCCGTAGAGGCTGAGGTTGATGAAAtccttgttttccaaaaaaagaagaGCTTTAGCAAGAGTTAACCTTTACTGACACTTGTTCTTTTATTATTGCAGCTTCAACCCATTGCATTCATTCATTTGGTTTGAGCTCTTTGGTTAACCAACAGATCGAGATGTTGACCTGCTGGGCGGTGTAAAGTGGCATTGTACAATTTCACTAGATTCAATTTATTTAGAAAACAACTTACTGTCTTGACATAAACTGTTCTTCACAGGTAATTCAAGCTTGGTACGTCATGGGAAGGCTAGGAGCTTATAATTCTTCAAATTTGGAGGTTGGGCTCATGCAAATTTATCTTTTTTACTCCCTTCATTGGCTACTTAACTCGTAATCTCTTTCTAAAAATGTAATGTTGTCAAGTCCAATGTCAGCTGGCCAACTCCATGATGGACTATGACCCTTCATATGATTCTGAAATTGGGGCAGGGTTTGGTGAGCGTTGGAATCATTGAACAGTCTGGCCACTTTACAAAAGGATGTGTGCAAATTCTTAATTTACCCTCACTTTTTTTTCTCTTTCGGGTGGATCTTGGAACCTCAAATTACCTTGGCTTGGATGTATTACTAAACGGCTTAACACCAAGAGACATCTTTTAGGGATAGTGGTTTATAGGGTCAGTGGCTAAAAATATCTCGAGAACTAAAATAGATGAAGTGACCATCATCGGGTTTATTTTATTGAAATACGATGCTCAAAACTATTATGTTGTCACTAATTGTATGTATGAAATATTGAAATTATTTTGTCATTGCTTTTCTGACAATGTTAGTTGAATGGGCAGAGCATCCATGGCTACAATACTCTAAAAATACGCCAAACATTTTCTCTTGGTGATACTGTCGTGTCATGTGTATAAATTTTATGCTTTGTTTGATTTGCGGTACCACATAGATATCGATTCCATGTGTTTCCTTGTAGCATCGCACGGGCATAAACCTATTTGTACATAATTATAGTGGTATTATAGGTCTCTGACTTGTTCATGCAATTATTTTCAACTTTTTACGCTCTTGACGTGACATTAGAATTGTTGTTCCTTTTCATTCTGGATGGAAGAGAAGTATGTTCCTTGTTTGACTTCAGTTTTGGTTTTTTTTGTTCTTCAATTTATCTTTGCCTTTTCCCTGTATTGTTGCATCTTACATAAACACCTATGTCTCAAGTTTTTGGAGATGTACAATGACTCACTTGATGCTTTGTTTTTAGGTGCCCCTACATTTAAGGGGCGAAAGCAAATCGAGAACCGCAGAGTAGTTGAGTTGGGTGGAAAGGTAATCTCTCATTTTCTTAACCTCCACCTGTTCTGGCTTGAAACTCTGTCATCTCAGTGTTTATGTCATCTGAAAAACAGTCCGTTAAGAAGCATCGCACACCATTAAGTGTTGCGAAGCCAGCTCTGAAGAATCAGAAGAAACGAGAACAGAAGAAAATGGAAGAGGTACGCTACTCTGCCTATCCGGTA from Zea mays cultivar B73 chromosome 6, Zm-B73-REFERENCE-NAM-5.0, whole genome shotgun sequence harbors:
- the LOC109940615 gene encoding probable mitochondrial adenine nucleotide transporter BTL3, with amino-acid sequence MCIPMDTIRTKMVAPGGEALGGVIGVARHMIQTEGFFSLYKGLVPSLISMAPSGAVFYGVYDILKMAYLHSPEGKKRVSMMKQQKQETNALDQLELGTVRTLLYGAIAGCCAEAATYPFEVVRRQLQMQVKATRMNALATCLKIVDQGGVPALYVGLIPSLLQVCILSAENLLPHICQW